One segment of Clostridium ljungdahlii DSM 13528 DNA contains the following:
- the tsaE gene encoding tRNA (adenosine(37)-N6)-threonylcarbamoyltransferase complex ATPase subunit type 1 TsaE produces MEFILNSVEDTINLGKKIGSLLNAGDIICLNGDLGTGKTHFTKGIAKGLNIDDPITSPTFTIVNEYYGRLKLYHFDVYRVNDIDEIAEIGFDEYIFSDAVSIIEWANYIEELIPKECIWVSIYKLPEKGPNYRKIIIKYHGNRYDYIKELK; encoded by the coding sequence GTGGAATTTATTTTAAATAGTGTTGAAGATACCATTAATCTAGGCAAAAAAATAGGCAGCTTATTAAATGCCGGTGACATAATTTGTCTAAATGGTGACTTGGGTACAGGAAAGACCCATTTTACAAAAGGAATAGCAAAGGGTCTTAACATAGATGATCCTATAACAAGCCCTACATTTACCATAGTAAATGAGTACTATGGAAGACTAAAATTATACCATTTTGATGTATACAGGGTTAATGATATAGATGAAATTGCTGAAATTGGATTTGATGAGTATATTTTCAGTGATGCTGTAAGTATTATAGAATGGGCAAATTATATTGAGGAATTAATACCTAAAGAATGCATATGGGTAAGTATTTATAAACTTCCAGAAAAAGGTCCAAATTATAGAAAAATAATAATAAAATATCATGGTAATAGATATGATTACATAAAGGAGCTAAAATAA
- a CDS encoding HDIG domain-containing metalloprotein: MMNLNRLYLNIEYHLLNDSKPSDYLKELYNDPLFQQYPFDMLYKLNITKQSPKYHPEGTVWNHTLLVVDEAANVKSKSKNQKVFMWAALLHDIGKPSTTRDRKGKITSYDHDKVGSALSKEFLLFFTQDKDFIEEVCELIRYHMQILFVVNNLPFADIQGMKEHTDIHEVALLGLCDRIGRLNSDRKKENHTLHQFLQKCK; this comes from the coding sequence ATGATGAACTTGAATAGATTGTACCTCAATATTGAGTATCACTTGCTGAATGATTCGAAACCATCAGATTATTTAAAAGAACTCTATAATGATCCATTATTTCAGCAGTATCCCTTTGATATGCTCTACAAATTGAATATTACGAAGCAATCTCCAAAATACCACCCAGAAGGTACTGTTTGGAATCATACTCTACTTGTAGTAGACGAAGCAGCAAATGTAAAATCAAAAAGTAAAAATCAAAAAGTATTTATGTGGGCAGCACTGCTTCATGATATTGGAAAACCTTCTACAACCAGGGACAGAAAGGGTAAAATAACTTCCTATGACCATGATAAGGTTGGATCAGCTCTATCAAAAGAATTTTTGCTATTTTTTACACAAGATAAAGACTTCATTGAAGAAGTTTGTGAGCTTATCAGATACCATATGCAAATACTCTTTGTAGTAAATAATTTGCCCTTTGCAGACATACAGGGTATGAAAGAGCACACAGATATCCATGAAGTGGCTTTACTTGGCTTATGCGATAGAATTGGAAGATTAAATAGCGATAGAAAAAAAGAGAATCATACCCTTCATCAGTTTCTCCAAAAATGCAAATAA
- a CDS encoding tyrosine-type recombinase/integrase encodes MLNHRNRALFILVLGTGLRIWEVVALKWSDIDFENNELKVQRTFKRVSKINIENPAENKTAILAVDRINHLFAL; translated from the coding sequence ATACTAAATCATAGAAATAGAGCATTATTTATATTAGTACTTGGAACAGGTTTGAGGATATGGGAGGTAGTAGCTCTTAAGTGGTCTGACATAGATTTTGAAAATAATGAGCTTAAAGTTCAGAGAACCTTTAAAAGAGTATCTAAAATTAATATAGAAAATCCAGCGGAAAATAAAACTGCAATACTAGCAGTTGATAGAATTAATCATTTATTTGCCCTATAG
- a CDS encoding HD-GYP domain-containing protein — translation MKVSMDKTIRAMSIALDLAQMSSKYDSFNGNDPVIENITNINYSDHRFIHHSQRTTYIALEIANYLKLSDDFKKQLYVSALLHDIGAATFLSQSHSANLFIKEHCELGNKITKSFPYFHDISKIILYHHENFDGSGAMGLKGDMIPLESQIIRISDLIELIYNENISNYQQKNNIILWIKQNSKKIFSKTIANAFLGSASSDMFWLNLQNIDFIDFILDETHPKLNMFMDLHEFEAISKIFANIIDNKSKFTATHSKGIASLAYLVSKFIGYPEEKCHEMKIAGLLHDIGKLSIPLYILDKNGSLSTEEFGIIKSHAYYTRIILNKIGDIPNISKWASNHHEKLNGRGYPQGLKADELSEECRIMAVCDIYQALTENRPYRNGMSSEKAFNIMDEMVSGGFICDHALNHLKEAISNLSNLGSYEDYITVSYNPEMK, via the coding sequence ATGAAGGTTAGTATGGACAAAACAATAAGGGCCATGTCAATTGCACTGGATTTAGCTCAAATGAGTTCCAAATATGATAGCTTTAATGGGAATGATCCAGTCATTGAAAATATAACAAATATAAACTATTCAGATCATCGATTTATCCATCATTCCCAGAGGACTACCTATATAGCGCTTGAAATTGCAAATTATCTAAAATTAAGTGATGATTTTAAAAAACAACTTTATGTATCAGCTCTACTGCATGATATAGGAGCTGCTACCTTTTTATCTCAGAGTCATTCTGCTAATCTATTTATAAAAGAACATTGTGAACTTGGTAATAAAATAACTAAATCTTTTCCCTACTTTCATGATATATCAAAGATAATATTATATCATCATGAAAATTTTGATGGAAGTGGTGCCATGGGGCTAAAAGGAGATATGATCCCTCTAGAAAGTCAAATAATAAGAATTTCGGATTTAATAGAACTTATATATAATGAAAATATATCTAACTATCAGCAAAAAAATAATATTATCTTATGGATCAAACAAAATTCTAAAAAGATTTTTTCCAAAACAATTGCAAATGCTTTTTTAGGAAGTGCATCTTCTGATATGTTCTGGCTTAATCTTCAAAATATAGATTTTATTGACTTTATACTAGATGAAACTCACCCCAAGTTAAATATGTTTATGGATCTCCATGAGTTTGAAGCAATATCTAAAATATTTGCAAACATAATAGATAATAAAAGTAAATTTACTGCAACTCATTCTAAAGGTATAGCAAGCCTTGCCTATTTAGTTTCAAAATTCATTGGATATCCAGAGGAAAAGTGTCATGAAATGAAGATCGCAGGTCTCCTGCATGATATAGGCAAACTATCTATTCCTCTCTATATACTTGATAAAAATGGTTCTCTGTCAACTGAGGAATTCGGTATAATAAAATCTCATGCCTATTATACTAGAATAATATTGAATAAAATAGGCGATATTCCTAATATAAGCAAATGGGCATCAAATCATCATGAAAAGTTAAATGGCAGAGGATACCCTCAAGGCTTAAAAGCAGATGAATTATCCGAAGAATGCAGGATTATGGCAGTGTGTGATATATACCAAGCCCTTACAGAAAATAGACCTTATAGAAATGGTATGAGTTCGGAAAAGGCCTTTAACATAATGGACGAAATGGTATCTGGAGGATTTATATGTGACCATGCACTAAACCATCTAAAGGAAGCAATAAGTAATCTTTCTAATCTAGGCTCTTATGAAGATTATATAACTGTTTCCTACAATCCTGAAATGAAATAA
- a CDS encoding class I SAM-dependent methyltransferase: MDINFFSNLWNISKKSYDMEEKFWDERAEEFNSKDIEEKESRDFISILEFIEANKNIKFKNVLDIGCGTGFYCRKFSEISECVTAVDISENMLKYAQKNLKEECRNNVKFVKKAWPDLSLEEFKWKEKFDLVFASMTPAVDSCEDLIKMIDCGTNLYFLSGFVERKDSLKNEISEMILGCHNDKPYGNKMYSALNILWNMGYYPKITYVDSNWSKNQPVDQFYKKCLLNFGRKKPLTEEDKVLIRDYIESKAINGIVEEKVTSKVAWFCWKK, from the coding sequence ATGGACATAAACTTTTTTTCGAATTTGTGGAATATTTCAAAGAAATCATATGATATGGAAGAAAAATTTTGGGATGAAAGGGCTGAAGAGTTTAATAGCAAAGATATAGAGGAAAAAGAGAGTAGAGATTTTATCTCTATACTAGAATTTATTGAAGCAAATAAAAATATTAAATTTAAGAACGTATTGGATATAGGATGCGGTACAGGATTTTATTGTAGAAAGTTTTCGGAAATATCTGAATGTGTTACTGCTGTAGATATTTCTGAAAATATGCTGAAGTATGCCCAAAAAAATTTAAAGGAAGAATGCAGGAATAATGTAAAATTTGTAAAAAAGGCATGGCCAGACTTAAGTTTAGAAGAATTTAAATGGAAAGAAAAATTTGATTTGGTTTTTGCATCTATGACGCCAGCTGTAGATAGCTGTGAAGATCTTATAAAAATGATTGATTGTGGGACAAACTTGTACTTTTTAAGTGGATTTGTAGAGAGAAAAGACAGCTTAAAAAATGAGATTTCTGAGATGATTTTAGGATGCCATAATGATAAGCCCTATGGGAATAAAATGTATAGTGCCCTTAATATACTATGGAATATGGGTTATTATCCAAAGATAACTTATGTAGATTCAAATTGGAGTAAAAATCAGCCTGTAGATCAATTTTACAAAAAATGCTTGCTTAATTTTGGAAGAAAAAAGCCTTTAACAGAAGAAGATAAAGTTTTAATTAGAGATTACATAGAAAGCAAGGCAATAAATGGAATTGTAGAAGAAAAGGTAACTTCTAAAGTGGCATGGTTTTGTTGGAAAAAGTAG
- the modD gene encoding ModD protein, translating to MYISDELIDKFIKEDVPYIDLTTLVLEIGNKKGKIQFFSREDGVLCGTEEAARIFDKLNIELTKIKPSGSLVKKNEAFLEGKGSASDLHMAWKICQNIIDYSSGIATKTRKLVNKAANINSDVSVITTRKNIPGTKELAIKAVVSGGGFPHRLGLSETILIFKQHLNFLGGIHELAKIIKKIKGKVCEKKVIAEVDSLEDAVELCKNGIDGIQFDKVPCDKLKVNVSILKDINPSMVILAAGGINESNIEDYVETGIDAIVTTCVYYAKPIDIGCKIEPIM from the coding sequence ATGTATATATCAGATGAACTCATTGACAAATTTATTAAAGAAGACGTTCCTTATATTGACTTAACTACTTTAGTTTTAGAAATTGGTAATAAAAAAGGCAAGATACAATTTTTTTCAAGGGAAGATGGGGTATTATGTGGAACAGAAGAAGCAGCAAGAATATTTGATAAATTAAATATAGAATTGACAAAAATAAAACCTTCCGGCAGTTTAGTAAAGAAAAATGAGGCCTTTCTTGAAGGAAAGGGCAGCGCTAGTGATTTACATATGGCATGGAAAATCTGCCAAAATATTATTGACTACAGTTCTGGCATTGCGACTAAAACAAGGAAATTAGTTAATAAGGCAGCTAATATAAATTCAGATGTTTCTGTTATAACTACAAGGAAAAATATACCTGGTACTAAAGAATTAGCTATAAAAGCAGTTGTTTCAGGTGGAGGCTTCCCTCATAGATTAGGATTATCGGAGACTATACTGATTTTTAAACAGCATTTAAATTTTTTGGGAGGCATTCATGAATTAGCTAAGATAATTAAAAAAATTAAAGGTAAGGTTTGTGAAAAAAAAGTAATAGCTGAAGTTGATTCACTGGAGGATGCAGTTGAACTTTGTAAAAATGGAATTGATGGAATTCAATTTGACAAGGTTCCCTGTGATAAATTAAAGGTAAATGTAAGTATTTTGAAAGATATTAATCCATCTATGGTTATATTAGCTGCTGGTGGGATTAATGAAAGCAATATTGAGGATTATGTTGAAACAGGAATTGATGCTATTGTAACAACCTGTGTTTATTATGCAAAACCTATTGATATAGGATGCAAAATAGAACCTATAATGTAA
- a CDS encoding AAA family ATPase, whose amino-acid sequence MARGIIIFGSSGSGKTTLGKLVAKKLDFPYFDIDDYIWRKDTDKPFTIMYTHGEKINRLMTDISKGTHFVMAGSMDSFNKPFVPLFDLAIHITASIDTRIARINKREYEVYGERIMEGGDMYEEHCRFLDNSARYDTDGSPCMRTHAQWANSLPCKVLQLNGDEDLNKNAEIIVHEYLKQDSL is encoded by the coding sequence ATGGCAAGAGGAATTATTATTTTTGGTTCATCTGGTTCTGGAAAAACAACATTGGGAAAATTGGTTGCAAAAAAGCTTGATTTTCCGTATTTTGATATAGACGATTATATTTGGAGAAAAGATACAGATAAACCTTTTACTATTATGTATACTCATGGGGAAAAAATCAACAGATTAATGACAGATATATCAAAAGGAACTCATTTTGTGATGGCAGGCTCAATGGATAGCTTCAATAAACCATTTGTTCCGTTATTTGATTTAGCGATACACATTACCGCGTCCATTGATACTAGAATTGCCAGGATTAATAAGAGAGAATATGAAGTATATGGGGAGAGAATTATGGAGGGCGGCGATATGTATGAAGAGCATTGCCGTTTTCTTGATAATTCAGCAAGATATGATACAGATGGTTCTCCATGTATGCGCACACATGCACAATGGGCTAATTCGTTACCATGTAAAGTACTTCAACTAAATGGGGATGAAGATTTAAATAAGAATGCTGAAATAATAGTCCATGAATATTTGAAGCAGGATTCTTTATGA
- a CDS encoding ABC transporter ATP-binding protein: MILSVKGLTFKYPSRSVLKDINFSVKKGECLVILGTNGAGKSTLLKCINHILKAQSGTVLIEGDEIFKLSPMKLAQRIGYVSQQQISVRTTVFDSVLLGRKPYIKWNISKEDIEIVNKAVKALGLEDYSLRYLDELSGGELQKVVIARALAQKPEVLLLDEPTSNLDLKNQLEVIRIIREIVKTQQIAAVMIVHDLNLAIRFADKFVLLKDGSIFAAGGREVMTPENIESVYSVSVAIEKYRNTPVVVPL, from the coding sequence ATGATTTTATCTGTAAAGGGGCTTACTTTTAAGTATCCAAGTAGATCTGTTCTTAAAGATATTAATTTTTCAGTAAAAAAAGGGGAATGTCTTGTGATCTTGGGGACAAATGGAGCAGGAAAATCCACCCTCCTTAAATGTATAAATCATATATTAAAGGCACAGTCCGGTACTGTATTAATCGAAGGTGATGAAATTTTTAAGCTTAGTCCCATGAAGCTTGCTCAAAGGATAGGCTATGTTTCCCAGCAGCAGATAAGTGTTAGGACTACTGTTTTTGATTCGGTGCTTTTAGGGAGAAAACCATATATAAAATGGAATATTTCAAAAGAGGATATTGAAATAGTGAATAAGGCTGTTAAAGCGCTTGGACTTGAAGATTATTCTTTAAGATATTTGGATGAATTAAGTGGCGGTGAATTACAAAAGGTTGTAATTGCAAGGGCACTTGCCCAGAAGCCAGAGGTGCTTCTTTTAGATGAACCTACAAGTAATTTGGATTTAAAAAATCAACTTGAAGTCATAAGAATTATTAGGGAAATAGTTAAGACTCAGCAAATTGCCGCCGTAATGATAGTACATGATCTAAATCTTGCTATAAGATTTGCAGATAAATTTGTTCTATTAAAAGATGGGAGTATTTTTGCTGCAGGTGGAAGGGAAGTAATGACGCCTGAAAACATTGAAAGCGTTTATTCTGTTTCAGTAGCTATTGAAAAATATAGAAATACTCCTGTAGTTGTACCACTATAA
- a CDS encoding FecCD family ABC transporter permease: protein MKLKEEIHENYEKYTGRKKIVILFVLLLIIIFSLFSICAGSSNIKPYQILMTIFQNGDGLSNVVIWNIRLPRVLAAIIAGAGLSVAGCVMQSNLRNPLASPSTLGISSAAAFGANIAIIVFGAGSVKSTGSDAVLINNPYIVTICAFSFSMLAAVVILMIAKLRALSSEAVLLAGVAIGSLFSAGITLIQYFAQDVQVAAVVFWTFGDLGRASWKEVIIMAILIIASMIYFVIRQWDYNAMDSGEEAAKSLGVSVERVRFGGMFVSSLITAAAVSFLGIIGFIGLIGPQIMRRIIGGDHRFLIPASALMGSLLLLVSDTFARTIISPIILPVGAITSFMGAPMFLYLLMRGYKRK from the coding sequence ATGAAATTGAAAGAAGAGATACATGAAAATTACGAAAAGTATACAGGAAGAAAAAAAATTGTAATTTTATTTGTACTATTGCTAATCATAATATTTTCCTTATTTTCTATATGTGCTGGTTCATCAAATATTAAACCGTACCAAATTTTAATGACTATTTTTCAAAATGGGGATGGGTTATCCAACGTTGTAATTTGGAATATACGTCTCCCAAGAGTTTTAGCTGCTATTATAGCAGGTGCAGGTCTATCTGTTGCGGGATGTGTAATGCAAAGTAATTTAAGAAACCCTCTTGCATCACCGTCAACTTTAGGAATATCCAGTGCTGCAGCTTTTGGTGCAAATATTGCTATTATAGTATTTGGAGCAGGAAGCGTTAAAAGTACCGGTAGTGATGCAGTGCTTATAAATAATCCATACATAGTTACTATTTGTGCATTTTCCTTTTCCATGCTAGCTGCTGTTGTTATTTTAATGATTGCAAAACTCAGAGCTCTTTCCTCAGAAGCAGTACTCCTTGCCGGAGTAGCTATAGGGTCACTTTTTTCTGCTGGTATTACACTCATTCAGTATTTTGCCCAGGATGTTCAGGTAGCAGCTGTTGTATTTTGGACATTTGGTGATCTTGGACGTGCTTCTTGGAAAGAAGTAATTATAATGGCAATTCTTATCATAGCATCAATGATTTATTTTGTTATAAGGCAGTGGGATTATAATGCTATGGACAGTGGAGAAGAAGCAGCCAAGAGTCTTGGAGTGAGTGTAGAAAGAGTACGGTTTGGCGGAATGTTTGTTTCTTCTTTAATCACTGCAGCAGCAGTTTCTTTTCTAGGTATTATAGGATTTATAGGACTTATAGGACCTCAGATAATGAGAAGAATTATTGGAGGGGATCACCGTTTCTTGATTCCTGCATCTGCACTTATGGGATCACTTTTACTTCTTGTTTCTGACACCTTTGCAAGGACCATAATTTCACCTATAATACTTCCTGTTGGTGCTATTACATCTTTTATGGGAGCACCTATGTTTTTATATTTGCTTATGAGGGGGTATAAGAGAAAATGA
- a CDS encoding ABC transporter permease, with translation MSKNNYKDILFKIYIFIFISIFMIFIILTIFVVFQKSFSNLASIIMDKEIQFAIKLTLYTSTISTIICLIFAVPIAYGLARYDFFGKMIINSVIQISNSIPPIAAGIALLMLFSTKQVEDIINRLGLDPVFSVKGIILANFFINAPYMIRILKGTFEDVNPKLEFVGRTLGCSVWGSFFKITIPLAKNGLISAIIITWINALGEFGTALMLAGAIRMKTETLPVAIFLNLSAGNLDKALAAATILIIISIICLFAFECVQKCSTKKVNY, from the coding sequence ATGTCAAAAAATAATTATAAAGACATTCTTTTTAAAATTTATATATTTATTTTTATAAGTATCTTTATGATTTTTATAATTTTAACTATATTTGTGGTTTTTCAAAAAAGTTTTTCTAACTTAGCATCCATTATTATGGACAAGGAGATACAATTTGCAATTAAATTAACATTATATACATCTACAATATCTACTATAATTTGTTTGATATTTGCGGTACCTATAGCTTATGGACTTGCCAGATATGATTTCTTTGGCAAAATGATTATAAACTCTGTAATACAGATATCAAATTCTATTCCTCCAATTGCAGCAGGAATTGCTTTGCTTATGTTATTTAGTACAAAGCAGGTTGAAGATATAATAAATAGGTTGGGATTAGATCCCGTATTTTCGGTTAAAGGAATTATACTAGCTAACTTTTTTATCAATGCTCCATATATGATAAGAATTTTAAAGGGAACTTTTGAAGATGTGAATCCCAAACTTGAATTTGTAGGAAGAACTCTTGGATGCAGTGTATGGGGATCATTTTTTAAAATAACAATTCCTTTAGCTAAAAACGGATTGATCTCAGCTATAATAATTACGTGGATAAATGCACTTGGGGAATTTGGAACTGCACTTATGCTGGCAGGTGCTATTAGAATGAAAACGGAAACTCTGCCAGTAGCTATATTTTTAAATTTGTCAGCAGGAAACCTGGATAAGGCTTTAGCTGCTGCCACTATACTTATAATTATATCTATAATTTGTTTATTTGCATTTGAATGTGTGCAAAAATGCAGTACAAAAAAAGTTAACTACTAG
- a CDS encoding ABC transporter ATP-binding protein, whose protein sequence is MLRVEHIYKKLGDFEICNISFEVLDGEYFVILGSTGSGKSVVLEAIAGGYDIDRGNIYINDVNINNIPPESRNIGFVYQDYLLFPHLSVRENILFGLKTKKMSKNIMDEILQKISSMLNIEHLLDRRPLTLSGGEQQRVAFARAVVTSPKILLLDEISSALDPGTKKKFQHNLKKMHRELNTTTIQITHDFNEAVYLADRIAIMGNGQIYQIGTVDEIFNHPKSKLVEDFIGHGL, encoded by the coding sequence ATGCTTAGAGTAGAGCATATTTATAAAAAACTTGGTGATTTTGAAATTTGTAATATAAGTTTTGAAGTATTGGATGGAGAGTATTTTGTAATACTAGGGTCTACAGGAAGTGGAAAGAGTGTTGTTTTAGAAGCTATTGCAGGTGGTTATGATATTGATAGAGGAAATATATATATAAATGATGTTAATATAAATAATATTCCGCCGGAAAGTAGAAATATTGGATTTGTATATCAGGATTATTTGCTATTTCCCCATTTGTCAGTTAGAGAAAATATATTATTTGGATTAAAGACGAAGAAAATGAGTAAAAATATTATGGATGAAATTTTACAGAAAATAAGTTCAATGTTAAATATAGAACATTTACTGGACAGAAGGCCGCTTACGTTAAGCGGTGGAGAACAGCAGAGAGTTGCCTTTGCAAGGGCTGTTGTGACTTCACCAAAGATACTACTCCTTGATGAAATAAGCAGCGCTTTGGATCCGGGTACTAAGAAAAAGTTTCAACATAACTTAAAAAAAATGCATAGAGAATTAAATACTACTACTATTCAAATAACCCATGATTTTAACGAAGCAGTATATTTGGCAGATAGAATAGCGATTATGGGGAATGGACAAATTTATCAAATAGGTACTGTTGATGAAATATTCAATCATCCTAAATCAAAGCTTGTAGAAGATTTTATAGGTCATGGTTTATGA
- a CDS encoding FmdE family protein translates to MNKELWNKCIQFHGHECPGLAIGFKACEAAVEKMNLKFSSDEEVVCVTENDACGVDAVQVITGCTLGKGNLIYRGTGKMAFSFFNRENGDSIRVVLKQFKGEMSREERERYILESPVDEVFEIKKPKFEVPKTARLFNTVICDKCGEGVPEHKIRMSEGKKLCLDCFEEYTRGW, encoded by the coding sequence ATGAATAAAGAATTATGGAATAAATGTATACAATTTCATGGACATGAATGTCCAGGCCTTGCCATAGGATTTAAGGCCTGTGAGGCGGCAGTAGAGAAAATGAATTTAAAATTTTCATCTGATGAAGAAGTAGTATGTGTTACTGAAAATGACGCTTGTGGTGTTGATGCAGTACAAGTTATAACAGGATGTACTTTAGGAAAAGGTAATCTAATATATAGGGGTACTGGTAAAATGGCATTTTCATTTTTTAACAGAGAAAATGGAGACAGTATAAGGGTAGTTTTAAAACAATTTAAGGGTGAAATGAGTAGAGAGGAAAGAGAAAGGTATATTTTAGAATCACCGGTAGATGAAGTATTTGAAATAAAAAAACCTAAGTTTGAGGTTCCCAAAACTGCAAGATTGTTTAATACAGTTATTTGCGATAAATGTGGAGAAGGTGTTCCAGAGCATAAAATTAGAATGAGTGAAGGAAAGAAACTTTGCTTGGATTGTTTTGAAGAATATACACGAGGGTGGTAA
- a CDS encoding metal ABC transporter substrate-binding protein produces the protein MKDLKKVLSLIMSFLIIFIVVGCNSKEEYKSNSKLQVRNNVQLNIVTTDKFLYNMVKSIVGNRHVVEYMFNDRKSEMNFKFTEDSVNNVSKKDLFFYVGADYEPWVDTFVDKLNKSKVGVINVSRGINLLSYNRVVKYNNTILKDNPYYVNNIDNYRIALMNIKNALEDRDAKSRDFYEKNFSETLNKLDSYKKDLKSVDGELSNYTFIVIEDELSYFARYNNLKLLDVSPREDNSIMPLDSAGQKNLEQKLKDNKVVLLYNNDSVVKSNEELIKIYNIKTSKIEIYNGDFNYEETLKHNINSLENIYKK, from the coding sequence GTGAAAGACTTGAAAAAAGTATTGAGCTTAATTATGTCTTTTTTAATAATTTTTATTGTTGTTGGATGCAATAGTAAAGAAGAATATAAAAGTAATAGCAAGTTGCAGGTAAGAAATAATGTACAATTAAATATAGTTACTACAGATAAATTTCTATATAATATGGTAAAGTCTATAGTAGGAAACAGACATGTAGTAGAATATATGTTTAATGATAGAAAAAGTGAAATGAATTTTAAGTTTACTGAAGACAGTGTAAATAATGTATCTAAAAAAGATCTATTTTTTTATGTAGGTGCAGATTATGAGCCTTGGGTAGATACTTTTGTGGACAAATTAAATAAAAGTAAGGTTGGAGTTATAAATGTTTCAAGAGGAATAAATCTTTTATCTTATAACAGAGTAGTAAAATATAATAATACAATTTTAAAAGATAATCCCTATTATGTTAACAATATTGATAATTATAGGATAGCACTTATGAATATTAAAAACGCACTTGAGGATAGGGATGCTAAAAGTAGAGATTTTTATGAGAAAAATTTTTCTGAAACTTTGAATAAATTAGATAGTTATAAAAAAGACTTAAAGTCAGTAGATGGAGAATTGAGTAATTACACTTTTATTGTTATAGAAGATGAACTTAGTTATTTTGCAAGGTATAATAATTTGAAACTTTTAGATGTAAGTCCAAGGGAAGATAATAGCATAATGCCTTTGGATTCAGCAGGGCAGAAGAACTTAGAACAAAAATTAAAAGACAATAAGGTAGTTCTTCTTTATAATAATGATTCTGTAGTTAAAAGTAATGAAGAGTTGATAAAAATTTATAATATAAAAACTTCTAAAATAGAAATTTATAATGGGGATTTTAACTATGAAGAAACCCTTAAACATAATATAAATAGTTTAGAAAATATTTATAAAAAATAA
- the modA gene encoding molybdate ABC transporter substrate-binding protein has translation MKKKKMLMLVLSLLLVCVAFIGCGQKQQSTTTNNDTDKKTLLIYCAAGVNKPMEEIAKEFEKKYGAKVQYTYANSSELISQMEVSKKGDLCVLASNEDYETANKKGLVLARKDLVYHVPVIAVPKGNPVGIKTLNDFKKPGVKVILGDSKTSPLGKLASKLFQKQGIESQVKNNVVSTVTTVNEMVTFVSMKKADASIMWEDNALNASKSIDLVQIPKDQNLIKTVPIAALKSSKDKELCNKFISFAVSDQAKSIFIKYNLKPIK, from the coding sequence TTGAAAAAAAAGAAAATGTTAATGTTAGTTTTAAGCTTATTACTAGTATGCGTTGCATTTATAGGCTGTGGACAGAAACAGCAGAGCACTACTACGAATAATGACACAGATAAAAAGACATTACTTATTTATTGCGCTGCAGGAGTAAATAAACCAATGGAGGAAATAGCCAAAGAATTTGAAAAGAAATATGGGGCGAAAGTTCAGTATACCTATGCTAATTCTTCAGAACTTATAAGCCAGATGGAAGTTTCTAAAAAGGGAGATCTTTGTGTACTAGCATCTAATGAAGATTATGAAACAGCAAATAAAAAAGGTTTAGTTTTAGCTAGAAAAGATTTAGTATACCATGTACCTGTAATTGCTGTACCAAAAGGAAACCCTGTAGGTATTAAAACTTTAAATGATTTTAAAAAACCTGGAGTTAAGGTGATTTTAGGAGATTCCAAAACTTCTCCATTAGGAAAACTTGCATCTAAGTTATTTCAAAAACAGGGTATAGAGAGTCAGGTAAAAAATAATGTAGTTTCTACAGTTACTACAGTAAATGAAATGGTAACGTTTGTTTCCATGAAAAAAGCAGATGCATCTATTATGTGGGAAGATAATGCTTTAAATGCGTCTAAAAGCATAGATTTAGTGCAGATTCCTAAAGATCAAAATTTGATTAAGACAGTACCTATAGCTGCATTAAAGAGTTCTAAAGATAAAGAATTATGCAATAAATTTATAAGTTTTGCTGTATCAGATCAAGCAAAATCAATATTCATCAAGTATAATTTGAAGCCTATTAAATAG